A portion of the Streptomyces coeruleoprunus genome contains these proteins:
- a CDS encoding TetR/AcrR family transcriptional regulator produces the protein MARPRKPLLSRDRIVATAGALVDREGLDAVSTRRLAAELGVSGPSLYNHFRTKDEILEAVADAVSARVDLSMFEEGDARDWRTALHDWAVSYRAALREHPHIVPVLARGPGRRPAGLRVADAVFGAMVRAGWPPAQATYIGALMRYFVTGSALSSFARGFVDDEAAYDPADYPHLGQAHLLAERREQVDEGAFETGLRALLDGLVLQYATVRGGRTEARGEGSAVRGDGSEARADGSAGAEA, from the coding sequence ATGGCCAGACCGCGCAAGCCCCTGCTCAGCCGGGACCGCATCGTCGCCACGGCCGGCGCCCTGGTGGACCGGGAGGGGCTGGACGCGGTGTCGACCCGCCGCCTGGCCGCCGAACTGGGCGTCAGCGGACCGTCCCTCTACAACCACTTCCGCACGAAGGACGAGATCCTGGAGGCGGTCGCGGACGCGGTGAGCGCCCGGGTCGACCTGTCGATGTTCGAGGAGGGCGACGCCCGCGACTGGCGCACGGCACTGCACGACTGGGCCGTGTCCTACCGGGCCGCGCTCAGGGAGCACCCCCACATCGTGCCGGTGCTCGCCCGGGGCCCGGGGCGGCGGCCCGCGGGGCTGCGGGTGGCGGACGCGGTGTTCGGCGCGATGGTGCGCGCCGGGTGGCCGCCGGCCCAGGCCACGTACATCGGCGCGCTCATGCGGTACTTCGTCACCGGCTCGGCGCTGTCCTCCTTCGCGCGCGGCTTCGTCGACGACGAGGCGGCGTACGACCCGGCGGACTATCCGCACCTGGGCCAGGCGCATCTGCTCGCCGAGCGGCGGGAGCAGGTCGACGAGGGTGCGTTCGAGACGGGCCTGCGGGCCCTGCTGGACGGGCTCGTGCTGCAGTACGCGACGGTGCGGGGCGGGCGAACGGAGGCGCGGGGGGAA